From one Peredibacter starrii genomic stretch:
- a CDS encoding 4Fe-4S binding protein, whose product MNEVTLEISSICISCDNCRLICPENAVVTNGQEYYIDPWSCTLCGLCIEICPVDCIKETKAT is encoded by the coding sequence ATGAATGAAGTCACCCTGGAAATCTCCTCAATTTGCATCTCATGTGACAATTGCCGATTAATTTGTCCGGAGAATGCCGTTGTGACCAATGGTCAGGAGTATTACATTGATCCCTGGAGCTGTACCCTTTGTGGCCTTTGCATCGAGATCTGTCCAGTAGACTGCATCAAAGAAACTAAGGCTACTTAA
- a CDS encoding esterase/lipase family protein, producing MKFLFCFLFLTSFAFAECVSKNHIFLIHGIGGGKSTFGSLEKILNAQNECYQARSFEYDTGSDRTPKEFSQDFHKYVSSFPIAANDKISLVMHSQGGLVGTLWLNHLLTEKLELLKQVDAFVTLSTPFWGANTAHVGKVLFYSLPAKVETNPVSPFGRNELNEMSFGSATIHEMSQNLESIFASIPNLRPLAVAGMRRKPGPKLGEDDLIVPTYSMRPNRIYLKDDVQLFNRMARSPASFVETNEIPFVMVPADHIRLTQAGVAYIPEKCEKDLDCGHPSLKFILDQIKGNQIGKGSDYDLARFRFTMFVTNPENLDYENKDLTIEIGGLDKKTKVPLMERFTPKLGNAKLKEGLAFTFRGSTKELGTKSLEITLKYKNRAIKTYTAPIEAGRTTFLDVALK from the coding sequence ATGAAGTTTTTATTCTGTTTTCTTTTTCTGACTTCGTTTGCTTTTGCTGAATGTGTTTCTAAAAATCACATCTTTCTGATTCATGGGATTGGTGGTGGCAAAAGCACCTTTGGCTCTCTCGAAAAAATTCTCAATGCTCAGAATGAATGTTACCAGGCCCGTTCTTTTGAATACGACACTGGCAGTGATCGAACTCCCAAAGAGTTTTCACAAGACTTTCATAAATACGTTTCTTCGTTTCCGATTGCGGCCAATGACAAGATCTCGCTGGTGATGCATTCACAAGGTGGATTAGTAGGCACGCTGTGGTTAAACCATCTCCTCACCGAAAAACTCGAACTCTTAAAGCAAGTTGATGCCTTCGTGACTTTATCCACACCTTTTTGGGGAGCAAATACTGCGCATGTGGGGAAAGTACTTTTTTATTCTTTGCCTGCAAAGGTTGAGACCAATCCGGTTTCTCCCTTCGGTAGAAATGAATTAAATGAGATGAGTTTTGGAAGTGCTACGATTCATGAGATGTCGCAAAATCTTGAATCCATTTTTGCGAGCATTCCCAACTTAAGGCCCCTTGCCGTTGCAGGCATGAGAAGAAAACCAGGACCTAAACTTGGTGAGGATGATCTGATTGTTCCGACGTATTCAATGCGTCCTAATCGCATTTATTTAAAAGACGATGTTCAGCTTTTTAATCGCATGGCACGAAGTCCTGCCTCATTTGTAGAAACGAATGAAATTCCTTTCGTGATGGTGCCGGCCGATCACATTCGTCTTACTCAGGCGGGTGTGGCCTATATTCCGGAAAAGTGTGAGAAGGATCTGGACTGCGGACATCCTTCGTTAAAATTTATTCTCGATCAAATAAAGGGCAATCAGATTGGGAAGGGCAGTGATTATGACCTCGCTCGCTTTCGCTTCACGATGTTTGTGACGAATCCTGAGAACCTTGATTATGAGAACAAAGATCTCACGATTGAAATTGGTGGCCTCGATAAAAAGACCAAGGTCCCCCTGATGGAGCGTTTCACGCCCAAGCTCGGGAACGCTAAATTGAAAGAAGGGCTCGCTTTTACTTTTAGGGGCTCAACGAAAGAATTAGGAACGAAGTCTTTGGAAATCACTTTAAAGTACAAGAACCGTGCGATTAAGACCTATACAGCGCCGATTGAGGCAGGCCGAACTACCTTCCTGGATGTGGCGTTGAAATAA